A part of Nocardioides sp. WS12 genomic DNA contains:
- a CDS encoding TetR/AcrR family transcriptional regulator has product MTGASVGESRYDRRRARTRSVLVAAGRSLIGAHGVAGLKIQDITEEADVALGSFYNYFSNKEELVEAVVEESLAEMAATAGINEANRHQDPAITTGLAVLRIVGIAFSDPDLARLLVRLDHADLVYTRAMYPAALEVVRTGVEAGRFVVPHEDAVVHNVVAGSLALIRRILDGEHDDSVVAAQAELTLRLLGLGVEESAAIAARCIEIGQRG; this is encoded by the coding sequence GTGACTGGAGCGTCGGTGGGGGAGAGCCGGTACGACCGGCGTCGTGCGCGGACGCGGAGCGTGCTCGTCGCTGCGGGGCGGTCGCTGATCGGCGCCCACGGCGTCGCCGGACTGAAGATCCAGGACATCACCGAAGAGGCCGATGTCGCGCTCGGGTCCTTCTACAACTACTTCTCCAACAAGGAGGAGTTGGTCGAGGCGGTCGTCGAGGAGTCGCTCGCCGAGATGGCCGCGACCGCCGGTATCAACGAAGCCAACCGGCACCAGGATCCGGCGATCACCACCGGCCTCGCCGTCCTGCGCATCGTGGGCATCGCGTTCAGTGACCCGGACCTGGCCCGGTTGCTGGTCCGGCTCGACCATGCGGATCTTGTCTACACGCGGGCGATGTATCCCGCGGCGCTCGAGGTGGTGCGCACCGGTGTCGAGGCGGGGCGCTTCGTCGTGCCGCACGAAGATGCCGTCGTCCACAACGTGGTCGCCGGATCACTCGCCCTGATCCGCAGGATTCTGGACGGTGAGCACGACGACTCGGTCGTGGCTGCCCAGGCGGAACTGACCCTGCGCCTGCTCGGCCTTGGCGTCGAGGAGTCGGCCGCGATCGCCGCCCGCTGCATCGAGATCGGCCAGCGAGGCTGA
- a CDS encoding branched-chain amino acid ABC transporter permease/ATP-binding protein: protein MGDLLPFVIAGLVTGSIYGLAAVGLVLTYKTSGIFNFAHGAMATVSAYGFYSLYVDQGLPWFWSALVCVLVLGPVMGVVLEGLTRMVSRATLELQIAATIGVLLLVQGGVTLLYGQVEVRTVPVFLSDATFTLGGTVVQWSDAITFAIAVVVTAGLSLGLGRLRRGVAMRAVVDDPDLLDLMGTSAAATRRLAWGVGAALASLSGVLFAPLLPLDPLQLTLLVVQAFGAAAIGRFTSLPLTFGGGLLIGLAASLATRHFTEGLWAGIPAAMPFLALFLVLLLMPRRFLATRERPAARTRPSWRAPAPLQVVLGIGLVGFLATVPSFADIHLTDWTVALAMTIVFLSLGLLVRTSGQASLCHVGFTAIGASAFARFTVDQGLPWFLALFLAGLVAVPIGAVLAIPAIRLSPLYLALATFGFGIVLQVMFYTQDFMFGDTGAGLTVPRPSVFGAEDDAGYYRLVLVLTVLAALLVVALNRGRMGRLLRGVAESPTALATTGVSLEVTRVMVFCLSAFLAAIGGALAGGASTNVSADSYQPLLSITWFALIVIVVGHEPWYALLAAAVMVLLPSYSGDPEIAFRMQVAFGALAIVVAALTGKLQVPRPLRDFLDRLTWRRATAVSATDARDQVRPMALETDALTVRYGGVVAVDGLTLSAPTGRITGLIGPNGAGKTTTFNACSGLARASSGTIRVDEHAATRWSVARRARRGLGRTFQRMELFDSLSVRQNVAIGAEGVLAGGNPLRQLFAFPGENSKVAAATRDALELCGIADLADRAAGSLSTGQRRLVELARCLAGPSSILLLDEPSSGLDHSESQRFGEILRSVVRERGVGILIVEHDMALVLDICDHIHVLDFGKPLFEGTPAEVQASPLVQAAYLGTDLGATDLETAKAGA from the coding sequence GTGGGTGATCTGCTTCCCTTTGTCATCGCCGGTTTGGTGACGGGGTCGATCTACGGTCTGGCGGCGGTCGGTCTCGTGCTGACGTACAAGACGTCCGGGATCTTCAATTTCGCGCACGGCGCGATGGCGACAGTGAGCGCCTACGGCTTCTATTCGCTGTACGTCGACCAGGGGCTGCCGTGGTTCTGGTCGGCCCTGGTGTGCGTTCTCGTGCTCGGCCCGGTCATGGGTGTCGTGCTCGAAGGTCTCACCCGGATGGTGTCGCGGGCGACGCTCGAGCTCCAGATCGCCGCCACCATCGGCGTGCTGCTGCTGGTCCAGGGCGGTGTGACGCTGTTGTACGGGCAGGTCGAAGTGCGCACCGTCCCGGTCTTCCTGTCGGACGCGACGTTCACCCTCGGCGGCACGGTCGTGCAATGGTCGGACGCGATCACCTTCGCGATCGCGGTCGTCGTGACCGCAGGACTCTCGCTCGGCCTCGGCCGGCTGCGCCGGGGTGTGGCGATGCGGGCGGTCGTGGATGACCCCGACCTCCTCGACCTGATGGGGACGAGTGCCGCGGCGACCCGACGGCTCGCCTGGGGTGTCGGCGCCGCCCTCGCTTCCCTGTCCGGCGTGCTGTTCGCCCCGCTCCTCCCGCTTGACCCGTTGCAGCTCACGCTGCTCGTCGTCCAGGCCTTCGGCGCCGCAGCGATCGGCCGCTTCACCAGCCTGCCCCTCACCTTCGGTGGCGGACTGCTGATCGGACTCGCCGCATCGCTGGCAACGCGTCACTTCACCGAGGGACTGTGGGCGGGCATCCCGGCCGCGATGCCGTTCCTCGCGCTCTTCCTCGTTCTCCTGCTGATGCCGCGACGTTTCCTGGCGACCCGCGAGCGGCCGGCAGCGCGCACGCGTCCGTCGTGGCGTGCACCCGCACCGCTGCAGGTCGTCCTCGGGATCGGCCTCGTCGGTTTCCTGGCGACGGTGCCGTCGTTCGCCGACATCCACCTGACCGACTGGACGGTGGCGCTGGCGATGACCATCGTCTTCCTGTCGCTGGGCCTGCTGGTGCGCACGTCCGGCCAGGCGTCCTTGTGCCACGTCGGCTTCACCGCCATCGGTGCCTCGGCGTTCGCCCGGTTCACCGTTGACCAGGGCCTGCCCTGGTTCCTGGCCCTGTTCTTGGCCGGCCTGGTCGCCGTGCCGATCGGAGCCGTGCTGGCCATCCCCGCGATCCGGCTGAGTCCGCTCTATCTGGCACTGGCGACCTTCGGCTTCGGGATCGTGCTCCAGGTCATGTTCTACACACAGGACTTCATGTTCGGTGACACCGGCGCCGGACTGACCGTCCCGCGTCCCTCCGTCTTCGGGGCGGAGGATGACGCCGGCTACTACCGGCTCGTGCTCGTGCTGACGGTGCTCGCAGCCCTGCTGGTGGTGGCGCTCAACAGGGGTCGGATGGGGCGTCTCCTGCGCGGTGTCGCGGAGTCGCCGACGGCGCTCGCCACCACGGGGGTCTCCCTCGAGGTGACGCGGGTGATGGTCTTCTGCCTGTCGGCGTTCCTCGCCGCCATCGGTGGCGCGTTGGCCGGCGGGGCCTCGACGAACGTGTCGGCCGACAGTTACCAGCCCCTGCTGTCGATCACCTGGTTCGCCCTGATCGTCATCGTGGTCGGACACGAGCCGTGGTACGCCCTGCTCGCCGCAGCGGTGATGGTGCTGCTGCCGTCGTACAGCGGCGATCCCGAGATCGCCTTCCGGATGCAGGTCGCGTTCGGCGCGCTCGCGATCGTGGTGGCGGCCCTGACCGGCAAGCTCCAGGTGCCCCGGCCGCTCCGGGACTTCCTGGACCGCCTCACCTGGCGGCGTGCCACCGCCGTTTCCGCAACGGACGCACGCGACCAGGTCCGGCCGATGGCGTTGGAGACCGACGCCCTCACCGTGCGGTACGGCGGCGTGGTCGCCGTTGACGGGCTGACGTTGTCAGCCCCGACCGGCCGCATCACGGGACTGATCGGGCCCAACGGCGCGGGCAAGACGACGACCTTCAACGCCTGCTCCGGACTCGCCCGGGCGAGCTCCGGCACGATTCGGGTGGATGAGCACGCGGCGACCCGCTGGTCGGTCGCCCGCCGCGCCCGGCGTGGACTGGGGCGGACCTTCCAGCGGATGGAGTTGTTCGACTCGCTGTCGGTGCGACAGAACGTCGCGATCGGCGCGGAGGGCGTCCTCGCTGGCGGCAACCCGCTGCGCCAGTTGTTCGCGTTCCCGGGGGAGAACAGCAAGGTCGCGGCAGCCACGCGGGATGCCCTGGAGTTGTGCGGGATCGCCGACCTGGCCGACCGTGCAGCCGGATCGCTGTCGACGGGCCAGCGCCGCCTCGTCGAGCTCGCGCGCTGCCTGGCCGGACCGTCCTCGATCCTGCTCCTCGACGAGCCGAGCTCCGGCCTCGATCACAGCGAGAGCCAGCGATTCGGCGAGATCCTGCGGTCGGTGGTCCGTGAGCGCGGCGTCGGCATCCTCATCGTCGAGCACGACATGGCGCTGGTGCTCGACATCTGCGACCACATCCACGTCCTGGACTTCGGGAAGCCCCTCTTCGAGGGCACGCCGGCAGAGGTCCAGGCCTCGCCGCTGGTGCAGGCCGCGTATCTCGGCACCGACCTCGGCGCCACCGATCTCGAGACCGCCAAGGCAGGTGCCTGA
- a CDS encoding ABC transporter ATP-binding protein, with translation MSEPTLQIEGVHAGYRGARVLHDIDIRVPAGTVTALLGPNGAGKTTLLRVAAGLLRPSAGVLRLDGAEVTRWSASRRARHGVCLIPEGRGVFGGLTVRENLRMMLPARGPRGRVDDVLDVFPDLRNRLGQTAGSMSGGQQQMLALARAWLTGPKVVLLDEVSMGLAPLVVDEIFVALDALRSTGVSLLLVEQYVDRALAMADTVHLLDRGRIAFGGPASEIDRDGLLASYLGATTTP, from the coding sequence ATGTCCGAACCCACTTTGCAGATAGAAGGCGTGCACGCCGGTTACCGGGGTGCACGTGTCCTCCACGACATCGACATCAGGGTCCCGGCCGGGACGGTGACCGCCCTGCTCGGACCGAACGGTGCCGGCAAGACGACCCTGCTCCGGGTCGCCGCCGGGCTGCTGCGCCCCTCGGCCGGGGTGCTCCGACTGGACGGTGCGGAGGTCACCCGCTGGAGCGCGTCCCGTCGGGCGCGCCATGGTGTCTGCCTGATTCCCGAGGGCAGGGGAGTCTTCGGTGGCCTCACGGTGCGGGAGAACCTGCGGATGATGCTGCCCGCCCGTGGTCCGCGCGGGCGCGTCGACGACGTGCTCGATGTGTTCCCCGACCTGCGCAACCGGCTCGGTCAGACGGCCGGAAGCATGTCCGGCGGTCAGCAGCAGATGCTGGCGCTCGCCCGTGCCTGGCTGACCGGACCGAAGGTCGTCCTGCTGGACGAGGTGTCGATGGGCCTGGCTCCGCTGGTCGTCGACGAGATCTTCGTGGCGCTCGACGCGCTGCGATCCACCGGCGTCTCCCTGCTCCTGGTCGAGCAGTACGTCGACCGGGCGCTGGCCATGGCCGACACCGTGCACCTGCTCGACCGTGGCCGGATCGCCTTCGGCGGCCCGGCGTCCGAGATCGACCGGGACGGCCTGCTGGCCAGCTATCTCGGCGCCACGACCACTCCTTGA
- a CDS encoding ABC transporter substrate-binding protein, with amino-acid sequence MKKRLLRAGLIAAVLALLTALLAACGSDGSKDGKLEVESGGLTGEPIRIGTLCSCTGPLAASLGQSLDVIKAWASFTNENGGINGHPVEVIAYDDGQNPATGLAKAKQLVEKDKVIAIVGTMSLVSDQWASYVSKKGIPVVGGQPVDTSFFTDPNFFASGSTLPLLLLGEVTVAAKAGAKELGLMYCSETPVCAQLPAIVKPLAAQAGMTVVEAKVSQSAPKYLAECQSFKDKGVDAMFNAVNSDVVPRIAESCSQAGFNPIQVASSTTTQKSWTTDENLDGSLVVATNAVYTDASVPGVKNFLDGLAEHAPKVLESPQFSFPLIYPWAGGELFKAAAEAGKVTPASTGADVVAGLRLLKDETLDGIAPPLNFPEGQPGFPLCYFTAKLTGGEFKSDPEQTCIDQATATAMLTALQKG; translated from the coding sequence ATGAAGAAACGACTGCTGCGCGCCGGCCTGATCGCCGCCGTGCTGGCCCTCCTGACGGCCCTTCTGGCCGCCTGTGGTTCGGATGGTTCCAAGGACGGAAAGCTCGAGGTGGAGTCGGGCGGCCTCACCGGTGAACCGATCCGGATCGGCACCCTGTGCAGTTGCACGGGCCCGCTCGCAGCGTCCCTGGGGCAGAGCCTCGACGTGATCAAGGCGTGGGCGAGCTTCACCAACGAGAACGGTGGCATCAACGGCCACCCGGTCGAGGTCATCGCCTACGACGACGGCCAGAACCCGGCCACCGGCCTCGCGAAGGCCAAGCAACTCGTCGAAAAGGACAAGGTCATTGCCATCGTCGGCACGATGAGCCTGGTGTCCGACCAGTGGGCGTCGTACGTCTCGAAGAAGGGCATCCCGGTCGTCGGCGGCCAGCCGGTCGACACGTCGTTCTTCACGGACCCGAACTTCTTCGCCTCCGGATCCACCCTGCCGCTGCTCCTGCTCGGCGAGGTGACCGTGGCGGCCAAGGCCGGCGCGAAGGAGCTCGGCCTCATGTACTGCTCCGAGACGCCCGTCTGTGCGCAGCTGCCGGCGATCGTGAAGCCGCTCGCCGCCCAGGCTGGCATGACGGTGGTCGAGGCGAAGGTGTCCCAGTCGGCGCCGAAGTACCTCGCCGAGTGCCAGTCCTTCAAGGACAAGGGCGTGGACGCGATGTTCAATGCGGTGAACTCCGACGTGGTCCCGCGCATCGCAGAGTCGTGCTCGCAGGCCGGCTTCAACCCGATCCAGGTCGCCTCGTCGACGACGACGCAGAAGAGCTGGACCACCGATGAGAACCTCGACGGGTCCCTGGTCGTTGCCACCAACGCTGTCTACACCGACGCGTCGGTGCCCGGCGTCAAGAACTTCCTCGACGGCCTGGCCGAGCACGCACCCAAGGTGCTTGAGAGCCCGCAGTTCAGCTTCCCGCTGATCTACCCGTGGGCCGGTGGCGAACTGTTCAAGGCCGCTGCCGAGGCTGGCAAGGTCACCCCGGCCTCGACTGGTGCGGACGTGGTCGCGGGCCTGCGCCTGCTCAAGGACGAGACGCTCGACGGCATCGCTCCGCCGCTGAACTTCCCTGAGGGGCAGCCGGGGTTCCCGCTGTGCTACTTCACCGCGAAGCTCACGGGCGGCGAGTTCAAGTCCGATCCCGAGCAGACCTGCATCGACCAGGCAACCGCAACCGCCATGCTGACGGCGCTGCAGAAGGGCTGA
- a CDS encoding TetR/AcrR family transcriptional regulator codes for MAKTSGSPATTTVKRTDKKSARTRVRILDAAAQVLSAKGYAGMRLSDVAEVAELQAPAIYYYFPSRDDLIEEVMWVGLAEMREYLTKALDAASADATCMERILIGVETHLRHELEISDYTTAAIRNAGQLPDAIRDRHDAEEKKYGAVWRELFKAADAAGELREDLDPYLAQMLVMGTINWAAEWWQPNRATIDRVVANAQSFVENALSPRA; via the coding sequence ATGGCGAAAACTTCGGGGAGTCCGGCGACGACAACCGTCAAGCGGACCGACAAGAAGTCCGCACGCACCCGGGTGCGGATCCTCGATGCAGCCGCGCAGGTCCTGAGCGCCAAGGGGTACGCCGGCATGCGGCTCAGCGACGTCGCCGAGGTCGCCGAACTCCAGGCCCCGGCGATCTACTACTACTTTCCCTCCCGTGACGACCTCATCGAGGAGGTCATGTGGGTCGGGCTCGCCGAGATGCGCGAGTACCTCACCAAGGCCCTCGACGCAGCGTCCGCCGACGCGACCTGCATGGAGCGAATCCTGATCGGCGTCGAGACGCATCTGCGTCACGAGCTCGAGATCTCCGACTACACCACGGCCGCGATCCGCAATGCCGGCCAGCTCCCGGACGCGATCCGGGACCGCCACGACGCCGAGGAGAAGAAGTACGGCGCCGTGTGGCGCGAGCTCTTCAAGGCCGCCGACGCTGCCGGCGAGCTTCGCGAGGACCTCGACCCGTACCTCGCTCAGATGCTCGTGATGGGCACCATCAACTGGGCAGCCGAATGGTGGCAGCCCAACCGCGCCACGATCGACCGGGTGGTGGCGAACGCGCAGTCGTTCGTGGAGAACGCGCTCTCGCCCAGGGCCTGA